TGCAGGTGAACGCGGCGAACTTCACGCAGGGCTACTCGGTGACCAGCGTGCTCGGCATACCGGTGGTCAACGGCACGCCGGTGGGTACCGTGCTCACCACGACGGGCGGTACCTCGCTGGGCGGTACGGGAAGCAATTCCCACCTGACGCTGATCGGGGCGGTGAAGTCGGACAGCTACATCACCAACATCAACAACGGCGCAGCGGGTGGCCTGCTCGGCCTGGTGCTGCCCAACAGCGCGCCGGCCTGGGCATCCACCTGCGCCAATGTGCTGGGCGTGGTGAATACCTCGTGCTGGGCGGTGAATGCCGCGCAGGACTATCAGGTGCTGATGGGCGATGGCGCCACCGCCAATGGCTCCAAGGAAGTGGTGATCGGCACCAATGCAAGCCACACCTTGCCTGCTGTCACCGCAGCCTCGGCCTTCCCTGGCAGCGGCGCGAACGATCCGAACAACCCCACCGGCGTGCCGACCGCCGACTACGCCGCGCGCCAGGGCCATTCCGTGGTGATCGGCGACAGCGCCAGCGGCACGGCGAATGCGCAGACCATCATCGGCGCGCAGGCCACGTCGACAGTCGCCAACAGTGTCGCGCTGGGTTACGCCTCCACCGCGTCGCGTGGCGCGCAGACGGGGTACACCGCCTATGGCCTCAGTGCGCCGCAGAACTCCGCGGGCGAAGTGTCGATCGGCGCGCCCGGGCAGGAGCGTCAGATCACCAACCTCGCCGCCGGCAGCGCGCCGACGGACGCGGTCAACCTGGCGCAGCTGGAAGCGGTCTCCTTCGTCGCGGGCAATGCCGTGCAGTACGACGACGCGACGCACGCCACGGTGACGCTGGCCGGCCCCAGCAGTACGGACGGCGGCGTGACGGGCGGCACCACCCTCGCCAACCTGCACCAGGGCGCCATCAACTCGACCAGCACGCAGGCCGTCAACGGCGCACAGATGTGGGGCTGGACGCAGGACACCAGCAACGTCTACAGCAACACCAGCCTTTACAACGCGATCCAGAACATCAAGCCGGGCAGCGGTGGAACGGTCAACAACACCAACGTGAAGTACTACAACGTCAACTCGGCGTTGGTCGATTCCAGTGCGACGGGCGCCAACAGCCTCGCCGCCGGTCCCGCCGCCACGGCCAGCGGCGCCAACGCGGTCGCGGTCGGCAACGGCAGCCTTGCGGCTGGCCCCAACGACATCGCCATCGGCGGCAACGCGAAGGTGAATGCCAATGGCAGTACCGCCGTGGGCGCCAATACCAATGTTGCCTCGACGGCGACGAACGCGGTCGCGGTGGGCGAAAGCGCTTCCGTCACGGGCGCCTCCGGCACGGCGGTTGGCCAGGGTGCCTCCGCGACAGCGGCCAACGCGGTGGCGCTGGGCCAGGGCTCGATCGCGGACCGCGCGAACGCCGTATCGGTGGGCAGCGCCGGCAATACGCGCCAGATCACCAACGTGGCCGCCGGCACGGTCAGCACGGACGCGGTGAACCTGGGCCAGATGCAGGCGAGCATCACCAGTTCGACGCAGGGCACCGTGCGCTACGACACCAACAGCGACGGCAGCACCGACTACGGCAACGTCACCCTGGGCAATGGCAGCAGCGCCGGCACCGCCATCCACAACGTGGCCGCCGGCAGCGCCACCACCGACGCGGCGAACGTGGGCCAGCTCAACGCCGGCATCCAGCAGGCGCAGAACTGGGCGCAGAACTACACCGACCAGCGCTACAACCAGCTCCACGGCGAGATCCAGAACATGGGCAATCGCGCCAACGCCGGTATTGCCGCAGGCATGGCCATGGCTGGCCTGCCCCAGGCCTACGAGCCGGGCCGCAGCATGGCGGCGGTATCCGCCGGCACGTTCCGCGGTGAATCAAGCATCGCCATCGGCGTGTCGACCATCTCGCAGGGCGGGCGCTGGGTCTACAAGCTCACGGGCAGCGCGGACACGCGCGGCGACGCGGGTTTCGCCCTCGGTGCGGGCATGCAGTGGTAAGGCGCCACACGGCCCACTTCGGATTGCGATCAAGGGGAATCGTCATGCGAAAGAGCATCAACATCACGCGGCTGCTGTCCGTGCTGGTCACGGCGGCGGTCACCCTGTCGGCGGCAGGCATCACGGCCAGCCATGCGCAACAGGCGGATGTCCGTCCGGACTTTCCCGACCCGGCACGCGCCACCATGCCCGAAGGCATGTTCGTCAACGTGGAAAACCTGCGCAAGCTGGCACCCGGCATGACCAAGCACCAGTTGTACGACCTGCTTGGCACGCCGCACTTCAGCGAGGGCGTGTTCGGCGTGCATCGCTGGAACTACATCTTCGCCTTCCGTGAAACCGACGGCAGTGCGTTCCGATGCCAGTTCCAGGTGCAGTTCGACCAACGTCACCTGGCGCGGGCGTACTACTGGAAGCCGGAATCGTGCAAGGACCTGCTCGCGCCGCCGCCTCCGCCCGCACCGCCGCCGGCCCCCGCACCGGCGCCGATGACGACCATCACGCTGTCCTCCGATGCGATGTTCGCCTTCGACAGCGCCACGCTGACGCCGGAGGGCGCGGCCAACCTCGACGGCCTGCTCGCGCGCGTGCAGGAGGCCAGCCACATCCAGGACATCCTGATCACCGGCTACACCGACCGCATCGGCAGCGAGCGCTACAACCTCGTGCTGTCCAAGCGCCGCGCGGTGGCGGTGGGCGAGTACCTGGCCGCGCACGGCGTATCACCCACGGACATACGGGTGGTGGGACGCGGCGATGCCAATCCAGTCGTGCAGTGCAATGACAAGAAGCGCGATCGACTGATCGCGTGCCTGGCGCCCAATCGCCGCGTGGAGCTCAAGGGCATGGCGAAAGCGCAGATGTGAAGCACGACGAGCCTGTCGCCGTCGGCACCGTGGCGGTCCACAAGGAACCTGGTGACCCTCTACGGCGCCACCCCCTAGCGCCGACCACCGTCACGGTGCCGACTGCGACAGGTTCACCAACGAACGACCAGAGGGCAGGCGTCGCGCCTTGCGCACAACGCCACAGGAGCAGGAGGAAGTGCGATGAAATCCGTCTATTCCATTTGCGAACGCGATGGCCGGCAGTGGTGCATCACGCTGGGCCAGCGACTGGTGCGCAGCCAGCTGTGCCCTGCGGTGGCGATCAAGCTGGCCCGTCACCTGGCACGCGAGCACCACGACAGTACAGGCGTGCCGTCGCGCGTCGAATTTCTGGGCGGTGAGATGCCCATCGTGCTGGGCAGCTACGGCGTGCAGTAGCCATCGCTGAAAAAAAGACCCCGGCGTGTTGGCGCCGGGGGTGCGGAAAAGCGGCGATCAGGGAGAGCGTCGCCGCTGCGTGCTCTTTACAGGTCCACGCCGAAGCCGGCGCCCACCGAGGTCTGCGATCCACTGGTCGTGGCACCCACGCTGATGTGCGCGCTACTGCCCACCGGCGTCGCGTAACCCACGGACAATGCCGACCGCGAGCCCTGGTAGCCCACACCCGCGGCGATGCGGCCGATGCCCGTGGCACCCGCAGCGTTGATCGCCATCTGCGTCGAGGCCGCGCCCATCGCGCCCTGGTCGTTGATGCGCTTGTTGACCTGCTGGAACTGGTCATTCATCTGTGTGCGCAGCGCGCCGATGCCGGCGTTGGCGTCGTAATTGGCAATGGCCTGGTTGGTGTACGCGTTGGCCGAGTTCAGCGTCTGCTGCGCAGAGGCGTCGGTATAGGTCTTGGCGGTGGCGATGGCCGCCTGCACCTGGCTGCTGACCTGCCCGACGTTCGCCGCATCGGTGACGTTCACGCCGGCCGCGACGTTGACGATTTGACGTTGGTTGGTCGCCGTGCCCACCGACACGGTGTTGGCCTGATTCGCCACCGAGCCCTGGCCGAGTGCCACGGCGTTCGCCGCTGTAGTGGACGCGCCCTGGCCCACGGCCGTGCCCGACGCGGCCGTGACGGAGGCGCTTTCACCCACGGCCACGGCATTGGTCGCCGCCGCGGCGATGGTGGTGTTGGCGCCCACCGCGGTGCTGCCGTCGGCGTTGACCTTGGCGTTGCCGCCGAAGGCCGTGTCGTTGGGGCCATGCGCCAGCGCGCCACCACCCACCGCCGTGCCGTTGTCACCGCTGACACCCGTGCCCACGGCGGCACCGTTACCGATCGCCACGGCGTTGTTGCCGTTGGCACTGGCGTTGCTCGTGCTACCCGCTTGGCCATTCACCGCGAAGGTGCCGGGCATGCCGCCGCCACCGGCGCCGACCTGCTTGCTCAGGGAGGTGTACTCGGTATTGAGCGTCGACAGCTCGCTGTCGATGGTGCTGGTCGCGCTGGTCAGCTGACCCAGGTTCACCGCATCGGTCGATTGCACACCGGCGGCAACGTTGTGGATCTGCGTGCCGACGGTGCCCGCCAGCGTGACGCCGGCCTTGGCCGAGGTGTCGTACGAAATAGCCAGCGGACTACCGCCGCCGCCCGTCTGCAGTGCCGATACCGCCTGGTTCAGCGCAGTCTCGCCTGAATCCAGTGCCGTGATGGCCGATCCAACGTTCGAATATGTCGTGCCCTGCACAGCGTAGGACGTGGTGAAGTTGTTGGCCACGGTCGCTCCGCCGCCAAGTGCCTGCGCGACCGATGTACCCATCGACGTCAATTGACCCATGTTTATCGCGTCAGTCGCTTGCGTGCCCGCGGCCACGTTGACCACTTGCCGCTCCGTGCCCGATGCGCCCATGGACACCGTGTTGTTGCGGTTCGCCACCGAACCAGCACCAACCGCGACGGCGTTCTGGGCCGTGGCCGAGGCGGCGTTGCCCAGTGCAATGGACTGGGTGGCCGAGGCGGTCGCCGAGGTGCCGATGGCGATCGTATTGCTGACCGCTTGCGCGGCCTGGGTGGGATCCGCATTGGGATTACCCGCAACGGCCAAGTTGCCAATGGCCAGGTTGCCCGTGCCGGCGCCACCTCCCGCGTAAGCGCTGGCGCCCATCGCCTGGTCATTGGTGTTGTAGGCGGTGGATGCCACACCAAGCGCAATGCTGTAACCGCCCATGGCCTGTGCGCCGCCGCCTGTTGCGACGGACTCCGTGCCAGTGGCGATGGCGCTGACGCCGGTGGCCATGCTGGCATAGCCGGTGGCCTGTGCGCCGGTGCCGATCGCCGTACCCAGGTCTCCCTGTGCCACGGCCTGATAACCCAGAGCGACGGTGCCGTCACCCAAGGCCTGGGCGGCGGTGCCCACGGCCACGACCGGGGTATTGATGCCGCCGGATGCATTGGCGGAGTTACCGATGGCGACGTTGTCGGTTTGCGTGGCTTTGGCATTCACGCCGATCGCCGTTGTGCCATGGGCCGTGGCTTGGGCGCTGGGGCCTACCGCCGTGGCGTAATCGCCCGATGCCAGGGCGGCGACCGGGTTGCCGGAATTGTCGGTGACCTTCGCATTGCCGCCGGAATCGACGATGTAGCTGCCAATGGCAACACTGCTCAAGCCCGTCGCCTGCGCTTGCGCTCCGACCGCCGTGGTCTTGTAGTTCGACGCCGTGGCCAGATAGCCCAGCGCGGTGGCGTAGTTGAAGTAGCCTGCGACGGAGAAACCCGCGTTCGCGCCATTACCGATAGCGGATGATCCGATGCCATAGGCCGTCGCGCCGCCGCCGAGCGCGGTGGAGTAGTCATCGTTAGCCAGGCTCGCATAACCCATGGCCATGCTCTGCGCGCCCAGAGCGGTGCTCATAGCGCCGGCAGCCACGCTGTTCGCGCCGAGCGACACCGCGGAATCGCTGCCATTGCCCGCGCCGTCTGCTGAGAAGTACGGGTCAGTGGGAGTGGATACCTGAACCGAGGACGGCGTAGTTGCTTGCGTGGACGTCTGGTCCGCGGCGTGGCCCCCTTCTGGCAAACCAAGCATCGCGCTGATCAACATGATGCCGAGGACGCACGATCGTGCGCCGCCTTTGCGTGACCGCGCGAGTTCGCTTGCCACGACGAGCCTGCCCAACGTCTTGTTCCAGACCTTGCTGTAAACCTTATTCATGGTGTTCCCCGATAAGCTTCATCCGGACAAAGCGCATCCTTCATTCCACGGAGCCTCCTTCTGGCAGCGCGATGGATGGACGGCGATATCCGATGTGATGGATGACCACGCTGCGCCGCTCCCCAGCGCCGCAGCATGGAAATGACTTGGTCCGCAGGATTGGCGCGGAAGCGTGTGGGTTTACTGGTACGAACCGAGCACGGTTACGCCGGTGAATATGGCCGGGCTGGTTACGGTGATGTAATAGATGCCTGCTGCGGGGGTGCGGACCGCAACGTTCTGGTTGTTACCGCCGGGACGAGCCGACATGTAGTCGTAGGCGGTGGCGCTGGCGGCGCTGCCGCGCTTGACGTACAGCGACACAGCGCCACTGCCACCCGACGTGCGGAACGACAGCAGCGTCACGCCACCCGGTACGACCAGCGTGAACTGCTGGCTGCTGCCTGCGGGCCCCTGCGTGGCGACCGCCACGCCATTGCTCAGCGCGGTCGGCGCCGGCGGGGGCGGGGCGTTCGTCGCCGGTGCCCCGTTGCCCCAGGTATAGGCAAGTGCGTTGAACAGGCTGATGTCCAGCGAGCCGAAGCCCGTGGTGAAATCCCAGCCGGTAGCGGCGTTGTAACCGTAGGTGGTGCCGTTGTAGTTCAAGCCGTTGTTGCCGGACGTCACGTCATGCAGCACCGACGCATTGGTCGGAAAGTCGCGGTACATCATGCTGGCCGGAAAACCGATGCTGTTGTTGGCATAGGTCTGCACGCGGGCGAATACGCCTACGAAGATCGGCGAGGCCAGGCTGGTGCCGCCGACCGAGTAACGTTGGCCACCGATGAAGATCTGCGCACCCGTGTACGAGGACGCATCGAACGCGATATCCGGCACCTGGCGCACCGTGGCGCTCAGCAACGAGGCTTGCCATGCAGGCGCGGTTTCGAACAGGCTCTTGCCACCCGTGCTGGCCCAGATACGCTCATTGCCGTCGCTGGCCTGCGCTACGCCGTCGTTCCAGGCGGTTTCGCCGGCCCACGCGGTGCCATTGGTCATCAGTTGTGTGCCGCCGACAGCAATGACGTTGGGCGACGTGGACGGTTCGCTGACCGAGTACGACGAGAGACTGAATGGCGAGGCCAGCACCGCGCCGGCACTGTTGGCAAATTCGCCATTGGTCGAGACATACACGCCCTGGTCGCCCGAGGCAACGGAGAATGTCTGGCCCTGTGCCACGGCCTGCTTGAAAATGGCGTCGTCGGCCGCTTGCGTGCCCGTCTTGTTGGCGATGGTTTCGTCTTCGCCCAAGGACACGTTGATCACTTTGGCAAGGCCGCTGGCATCGGTCACCGCAGCGTTGTATGCGGCGGTAATGCCGGCGTCGCTCAACTCTTCGTCCGCGGCACCGTTCTGGCCGTTGGCGGCGGTATAGAACACTAGCTGCTTCACGCCGCCGGACGTTCCCACGATGGACTGTGAGTCAAGGTTCCACTCCGTGTCCGAACCCGGGTCGTCGGAGAAGTCCACGGCCGTGCCAAGTGTCACGGGCACCACGCGGACGTTGGTGGCGCTCATCGCCATGGCCGTGGTCATGGTCTTGAGATCCTGCTGCGTCTGCGTGAGATCGCCCCAGGTAATGATGCCTACCGTGGTGTTGAATGCCGTCGGGGTGGTGCCTGCGTCGTAGATGGCCGGGAACTGGACGGGCGAGTGCGTTACCGCCACCGGGGTGCCTTGCGCGGTGACGTTTGCCGTCTCCGTCATCGGCTTGCCGAGGAAGTTCATCGGGTGCTTGTGCTCGATGTTCTGCAGGCCGATCACCGAATCCACGATGCCGCCGAGCGCCTGGGGCACCATGACGTCGCTGTCGTTGCCGAAGCGAAGTTTGCCGTTGTCGCTATACGTCTTCATGCTGGCGTTGAAGGCCGTGGCTACGGCAGCGGCGTTACCATCGGCGTAGACCAGCGTGTTATTGGGCGACACCGTGA
This genomic interval from Dyella japonica A8 contains the following:
- a CDS encoding YadA-like family protein, which codes for MLGSNGLVSSLPATVDGVNHTVNAVVGGITAGTPLAGVTGTVLPPVESTLHNVATTLAGTATSTGAGNGLGGVLGLGNGAGGLVSGVVQPVAATVNHVLGGVSGTGGGLGGVLGAGNGVGGVVNGVTSTVGSVLQPVSGGTGLGNVNGVVSGVTSTLGALLKPVSSGGSSGGSSGLSGTVSGITSTVTGIVGTATAGTPVGGTVSGVLQPVTGTLNNVLGTVAGTTSGSGLGSTDPALGKVLPDLNKTTGDVASTANALLAQPNGTGVAGTLGQGGTASSLLGNVTNTVADTVNSVPGVQLGATGNGQSSGQNLVGAIPGASGLVNQALPSVASLLGVTPATSTTGSTTGASPAAVPVVPQPSSTPTGLIVGNGGVVGTAGQLLGTNSNALFNNTNGYVTNGGLQVNAANFTQGYSVTSVLGIPVVNGTPVGTVLTTTGGTSLGGTGSNSHLTLIGAVKSDSYITNINNGAAGGLLGLVLPNSAPAWASTCANVLGVVNTSCWAVNAAQDYQVLMGDGATANGSKEVVIGTNASHTLPAVTAASAFPGSGANDPNNPTGVPTADYAARQGHSVVIGDSASGTANAQTIIGAQATSTVANSVALGYASTASRGAQTGYTAYGLSAPQNSAGEVSIGAPGQERQITNLAAGSAPTDAVNLAQLEAVSFVAGNAVQYDDATHATVTLAGPSSTDGGVTGGTTLANLHQGAINSTSTQAVNGAQMWGWTQDTSNVYSNTSLYNAIQNIKPGSGGTVNNTNVKYYNVNSALVDSSATGANSLAAGPAATASGANAVAVGNGSLAAGPNDIAIGGNAKVNANGSTAVGANTNVASTATNAVAVGESASVTGASGTAVGQGASATAANAVALGQGSIADRANAVSVGSAGNTRQITNVAAGTVSTDAVNLGQMQASITSSTQGTVRYDTNSDGSTDYGNVTLGNGSSAGTAIHNVAAGSATTDAANVGQLNAGIQQAQNWAQNYTDQRYNQLHGEIQNMGNRANAGIAAGMAMAGLPQAYEPGRSMAAVSAGTFRGESSIAIGVSTISQGGRWVYKLTGSADTRGDAGFALGAGMQW
- a CDS encoding protease pro-enzyme activation domain-containing protein gives rise to the protein MSNHTRTTHAGAPVGKAFLPLALALAFSPVAAHATNWTPTRSHAVLLKTATTSPATTGQAPVTHTSYVVNRTGLPQVQSLVTPLNNNKLLHIAVGLTLRNTNQLEAFIRDVNTRGTAAYGKFLTPAQFKATYGPTDAQVQSVVAHLQQSGFTHVTVSPNNTLVYADGNAAAVATAFNASMKTYSDNGKLRFGNDSDVMVPQALGGIVDSVIGLQNIEHKHPMNFLGKPMTETANVTAQGTPVAVTHSPVQFPAIYDAGTTPTAFNTTVGIITWGDLTQTQQDLKTMTTAMAMSATNVRVVPVTLGTAVDFSDDPGSDTEWNLDSQSIVGTSGGVKQLVFYTAANGQNGAADEELSDAGITAAYNAAVTDASGLAKVINVSLGEDETIANKTGTQAADDAIFKQAVAQGQTFSVASGDQGVYVSTNGEFANSAGAVLASPFSLSSYSVSEPSTSPNVIAVGGTQLMTNGTAWAGETAWNDGVAQASDGNERIWASTGGKSLFETAPAWQASLLSATVRQVPDIAFDASSYTGAQIFIGGQRYSVGGTSLASPIFVGVFARVQTYANNSIGFPASMMYRDFPTNASVLHDVTSGNNGLNYNGTTYGYNAATGWDFTTGFGSLDISLFNALAYTWGNGAPATNAPPPPAPTALSNGVAVATQGPAGSSQQFTLVVPGGVTLLSFRTSGGSGAVSLYVKRGSAASATAYDYMSARPGGNNQNVAVRTPAAGIYYITVTSPAIFTGVTVLGSYQ
- a CDS encoding OmpA family protein; the protein is MRKSINITRLLSVLVTAAVTLSAAGITASHAQQADVRPDFPDPARATMPEGMFVNVENLRKLAPGMTKHQLYDLLGTPHFSEGVFGVHRWNYIFAFRETDGSAFRCQFQVQFDQRHLARAYYWKPESCKDLLAPPPPPAPPPAPAPAPMTTITLSSDAMFAFDSATLTPEGAANLDGLLARVQEASHIQDILITGYTDRIGSERYNLVLSKRRAVAVGEYLAAHGVSPTDIRVVGRGDANPVVQCNDKKRDRLIACLAPNRRVELKGMAKAQM
- a CDS encoding YadA family autotransporter adhesin; protein product: MSTALGAQSMAMGYASLANDDYSTALGGGATAYGIGSSAIGNGANAGFSVAGYFNYATALGYLATASNYKTTAVGAQAQATGLSSVAIGSYIVDSGGNAKVTDNSGNPVAALASGDYATAVGPSAQATAHGTTAIGVNAKATQTDNVAIGNSANASGGINTPVVAVGTAAQALGDGTVALGYQAVAQGDLGTAIGTGAQATGYASMATGVSAIATGTESVATGGGAQAMGGYSIALGVASTAYNTNDQAMGASAYAGGGAGTGNLAIGNLAVAGNPNADPTQAAQAVSNTIAIGTSATASATQSIALGNAASATAQNAVAVGAGSVANRNNTVSMGASGTERQVVNVAAGTQATDAINMGQLTSMGTSVAQALGGGATVANNFTTSYAVQGTTYSNVGSAITALDSGETALNQAVSALQTGGGGSPLAISYDTSAKAGVTLAGTVGTQIHNVAAGVQSTDAVNLGQLTSATSTIDSELSTLNTEYTSLSKQVGAGGGGMPGTFAVNGQAGSTSNASANGNNAVAIGNGAAVGTGVSGDNGTAVGGGALAHGPNDTAFGGNAKVNADGSTAVGANTTIAAAATNAVAVGESASVTAASGTAVGQGASTTAANAVALGQGSVANQANTVSVGTATNQRQIVNVAAGVNVTDAANVGQVSSQVQAAIATAKTYTDASAQQTLNSANAYTNQAIANYDANAGIGALRTQMNDQFQQVNKRINDQGAMGAASTQMAINAAGATGIGRIAAGVGYQGSRSALSVGYATPVGSSAHISVGATTSGSQTSVGAGFGVDL